Genomic DNA from Leptospiraceae bacterium:
TCATTGAAGACGCAGTTCTTAAAGAAGATGCACTTACAATTTCTTCTTATGATTTTAGCACGGACATTGACGTAAATATCTTAGGTCATATCTTTGAAAATTCTCTGAATGACATTGATGAAATGCACGCTGAGGTAACTGGGGTAGAATTTAACAAATCCAAAACCAAGCGAAAAAAAGACGGCGTTTTTTATACACCTAGTTACATCACTAAATATATTGTTGACAATACGATAGGTGTTCTATGTGAAGGAAAAAAGAAAGAACTCAGTCTAATTGACATTACCCTCGATACGAGTAAAGATTATAAACGACTTTCTAAGGATAAACAATCTCTTCTGGATAACTTACATAAATACCGAGAATATATTTCTTCTTTAAAAATTCTTGACCCAGCTTGTGGAAGTGGTGCATTTTTAAACCAAGCGTTAGAGTATTTAATTGAAGAACATAGATTCATTGACTTATATAGAAGACCACTCGAAGGAGATACTCTAGGTATTTACGATGTCCGGTCTTCTATACTAGAAAACAATCTCTACGGAGTAGATATAAATGAAGAATCAATTGAATTAGCTCGCCTTTCTTTATGGCTTCGAACTGCCGAGCGTGGCAGAAAACTAAATGACCTCTCTAAAAATATCAAATGCGGCAACTCATTAATAGACGATGAATCTATTGCCGGTGCACTTGCATTCAAATGGCAAGAAAACTTTCCAGAGATAATGGCTAACGGTGGTTTTGATGTAGTAATTGGAAACCCACCTTATGGAGATTTCTTTGATAATACCTCACAAGAATATCTTTTAAAAAAATATAATCAAACTTTTTCTGGCACTATTGATATATACATCATGTTCTTTCAGAAAAGTCTTGAACTTCTTTCCAAAAATTCACTCATTGGCTTTATTACTCCGCATACTTTTCTAGATTACCCTCAATACTCTGGACTTAGAAAATATTTATTCGAAAAAAGCACTATACAATTTTTGATTAAGTTGATTGATGTTTTCGATGACCCTATTGTAGATAATGCAATATTAATAGCAAAGAATAATGATAAAAAGCAAGCTACTTTTTTTGGCAAAAATTTTAAATCAAAAATATATTCCTTAATAAACGATAATTTAATTGAAATTAATTATAGTAACCTCACTGAGAATAAATTTTCCCTTGAAAAAGAATCCTTAGTTTTAAATAGCAAGTTTGATTCTCAGAAAAAACTTAAAGACTTTTTCATTATAACTCAAGGAATTACAACTGGCGGCAATGAATGTTTTCTTTTAAATGAAAACGAAATCAAAAAGAATAACATTGAAAGGAATTTACTTAAAAATTTAGTTAAAGGTGAAAATATAAATAAATATTCTATCCATCGTCATCCTTCTAAAATTTTATACATTACTAAAAAGAATACACTCAGTGACACTGAAAATTCAAACGCTTTCCGTTATTTGAGTCATCATAAAGAAAAACTAAGTAAGAAACGAGAAACTGTTGAAGGGACTTTACCATGGTATTGTATCCATTGGGCTAGAACTGAAGGAAAATTTTTAGAGCCGAAAATAATAATTAGACAAACGGCTGACAGAATAATAGGAGCTTTGGATACTAATAACTATTATCCATTAGATTCAACTCACACTATAAATATAATTGACGGAAGCATCCCCAAAGAATCATATATCCCATTTCTTAAATTTAGTTTACTTCAATTAAATTCAAAATTATTTTATTTTTTGTATCTAAAAAAAATCAATGAAATAGGAAAAGTGTATCCGCAAGTAAAAAAAATTTTTATAGAAAGCTTACCGTTTAAAAACATACCTATTTCAGCATTGACTCCCTATTTAACATTATGTGATAGAATGCTCACACTGAATGAAACATTTACAAAAAAGAAAGTAGAGTTCATTGACTGGATTACATCAGAGTATGGAAATATAGAAATTTCCAATAAGTTAGATTCTTTTTATGAGTATGAATTTGATGATTTAAAATTAGAAATTAAGAAGAAATTACCGAAATCGAAAGAATTTAGCCCTAAAGATATAGGACAATTAAAAAAATATTTCGATGATTATAAATCTGATTTATTTTCTTTAAAAGAAGAAATTAAAGAAACGGATTCAATTATAGACGATAGAGTTTATGAATTATTTGATTTAACAAAAGAAGAAATTGATATTATTAAAGAAGTGGTAGAATAGTATTATGCGCCTAACGTTGGATTTGCGGAAATTGCTACAGAATAGTATTGACAAGCAACTTCGCAAACCCAACATATTTGAAAAGAATCGTATTGGATAGTGGAGTAAGTATTACACTCGACCTCGTGTCGAGGCTGGTTTTAGGAGAAGGCATTAGTCAGACTTTTTAGTAATACACAAGTCTAAAACAGCAACTAACTGCGAGTATCCACTGCGGAGGTGAACAATGTTCGGATGCTGTTCACCTCCTTGCTCCGAGCCGGCTGGTTGTTTAAGTGAAATTTTTTAGTTTATTTGGAAAGCTAACGCAAGTCCAGTGCCTTCACTACTGTCACGAAACTTGCAAAAAAGAGCAAGTTTGCGCGCCATCCGTTCAGTCACAGGACTTGCTAGTTATACGGTGGCTCGGAGACATGACTTTGAAACTCAAAAGGTGCTACCGCACTTTCGAGTTTCAAAGTCACGTCGGATACTCTTTACGTTATGCGCAATGCCTCGCTATATTTCATTTAGTTAATCCAACAGATTGTAGAAGAATGGAAAAAGATTGTTTTTTATGGCTGGATTCGAAAAATAATGTGAAACGCAGGATTTACGATTGTTTTAAATAAAATTGAAAGGAGTTCTGATTTTGGACTTTTCTTATGAGAAATACAGATTAGAAATTTGAAAGACGTAGTAATTACTTTTAAGATGACGGAAATAGATTTTGCAATATTGAAAAGGATTAGCTTTTAAATATAAGCTGGATAATAAGAATTATCCGAGACTCTTTTGGTATTTTAAGAACTGCTTTGTATCTTTAAGTTTAAAAATTAAATAAAAATATAAGAATAAAAATATTAAATATAAGCTGGATAATAAGAAT
This window encodes:
- a CDS encoding N-6 DNA methylase, which translates into the protein MFQKSVIDKYLKEMDKNLIKSSYERFKAVFCHAETIRNIEASKEEQYQEGFLIDLFVHSLGYTINPNPFFNLTTEYKNIADNRKADGAIIKDEKPIGVIELKGTDTVDLKKVEKQGFEYRYAHPTCKYVITSNFRELRLYVDTSESYEEFTLFNMEYADFERLYLLLSKNNIYDDKPLKIKNDSKLIEEDISDKLYKDYHRFKMNLFNSMVKNNPSINKVELLKKSQKLLDRILFIFFAEDRGLLPPNTISTIISENKEQANIGREEPLYNTYKIYFKHIDKGNNKLNISEYNGGLFASDELLDNLIIEDAVLKEDALTISSYDFSTDIDVNILGHIFENSLNDIDEMHAEVTGVEFNKSKTKRKKDGVFYTPSYITKYIVDNTIGVLCEGKKKELSLIDITLDTSKDYKRLSKDKQSLLDNLHKYREYISSLKILDPACGSGAFLNQALEYLIEEHRFIDLYRRPLEGDTLGIYDVRSSILENNLYGVDINEESIELARLSLWLRTAERGRKLNDLSKNIKCGNSLIDDESIAGALAFKWQENFPEIMANGGFDVVIGNPPYGDFFDNTSQEYLLKKYNQTFSGTIDIYIMFFQKSLELLSKNSLIGFITPHTFLDYPQYSGLRKYLFEKSTIQFLIKLIDVFDDPIVDNAILIAKNNDKKQATFFGKNFKSKIYSLINDNLIEINYSNLTENKFSLEKESLVLNSKFDSQKKLKDFFIITQGITTGGNECFLLNENEIKKNNIERNLLKNLVKGENINKYSIHRHPSKILYITKKNTLSDTENSNAFRYLSHHKEKLSKKRETVEGTLPWYCIHWARTEGKFLEPKIIIRQTADRIIGALDTNNYYPLDSTHTINIIDGSIPKESYIPFLKFSLLQLNSKLFYFLYLKKINEIGKVYPQVKKIFIESLPFKNIPISALTPYLTLCDRMLTLNETFTKKKVEFIDWITSEYGNIEISNKLDSFYEYEFDDLKLEIKKKLPKSKEFSPKDIGQLKKYFDDYKSDLFSLKEEIKETDSIIDDRVYELFDLTKEEIDIIKEVVE